The DNA region AGGATAAGCTTAAGAGCTTCGTTAACATGATAATCCTAGGGATAGGACTGGTGATACTCCTAACCGAACTTGGGTGAGTTTTATGAGTGAGGCAAGTCAAGCTCTGCAGAAGATTGCTAGGGGGATCAGCATTATATTCATCGGAACCATTATCTCAACACTCTTCGGATTCTTTAATAAAGCGATTATTGCCAGGTATTTTGCCACGGCGGAGTATGGCGTTTTTAATTTAGCCCTAACAGTTTTCAGCATAGCTTTGGTTATTGCCACACTCGGTTTTGGAAGTTCTCTTCCACGGGAAGTTGCGATTTATAAGGAGAAGAAGCCCTTCCAGCTGTGGGATTTGGTCTCAACAGCGATTACTATCCTTATTTTCAACGGTGTGCTGTTGGCACTTTTTCTAATTATCGGGGCAAACAGTGCTGCTCAGATATTTCATGATGCGAGACTTGAAGAGCCCTTAAAAATAATAGCCTTTGCACTCCCTTTTTCGGCTTTAACTGCAGGCATAGTCGCAATTTCAAGAGGATTTGGGAGAGTCAGGGAGAAGGTTTACTTCCAGAACATTTTCTATCCAATGGTGTTTTTTGCCCTTATTTTAACCGGCGCACTTTTGAAGTTTGATTTTTCGTACATATTCTTCGCTTACGCCGCTGCACAGGGATTAACACTAATTTTTCTGCTTTTCGATGTTTCGAGAATTAGGCTGATTAAGTTTAGAATTAAACTCATTCCATCTCTAGGAAAAGAACTTGTGGTGTTCTCCTTACCCTTAATGTTTACGGGAATTTTAGGGTTTATAATGACCCGTACTGACACGTTAATGCTTGGGTACTATTTAAATTCGGAAATTGTGGGGATTTATAATGCTGCCGCTCCTTTAGCCAGCATGCTTCCAATTTTCTTGAATTCTGCGGGCTTTCTCTACATGCCTATCGCTTCTCAGCTTTATGCTCAGGGAAAACTTAGAGAGATGGGAAGGGTTTATCAAATTCTTACAAAATGGGTGTTTTTGCTAACTCTACCCGCTTTTGCGGTGATGTTTCTCTTTCCAGAGGTCGCAGTTAATTTCTTCTTTGGAGAAAAGTACTTAGGGGCAAGCAAAGCCCTCCAGATTTTAGCCCTTGGTTTTATGTTTCATACTTTCCTCGGATTGAATGGGTTGAGCTTAACTGTAATCGGGGAGCCGAAGTTGAATTTAATTGGGAACTCCTTTGCAGCTGTCCTTAACGTTATACTCAATATCCTGCTGATCCCAGCATACGGGCTTGATGGTGCCGCCGTTGCCACTGCAGTTTCTTATTTTGTTGCTAACGTTTTTAGGTCATTTTGGCTCTATAGAAATGCTAAAATTCATCCTTTTAGCTGGAATTATGTTAAGCCGTTGGTGATTAGTTTTGTATTGCTGGGATTAATTGAGAGTTTACACTTAAGAGTGCCTAATATCTGGTACGCAGTGCCTGTTTTGGCGGTGTTTTTAGGAATTTACTTTTTGCTCGTCCTGCTCAGTAAAAGTATAGATAAAGAGGATGTTGAGCTGTTGTTAGCGGTGGAGAGGAAGTTAGGGGTAAATTTGGAGATAATAAAGAAAATTTTGAGGAGGTTTGTTTAGAGCTTTATCTTTGGAATTTTAGTTATAGTAGTGGTTTTTAGGAACTTTACGATCTCTTTTTTCATATGTTTTACAATATCTTCTGTGACTTCGATAGTTGGGTCATATGATATTATATTTTCAAAGTTCCACTCAGTGACGTTGAATATTCCTTTGAAACCTCTGTGATACACTGCTATCCGATATCTGTTGAGTTCTGAGTAGCGAATCTTCTCAGCCTCTGAAAGTAGGGAAGGATCTATGGGATTTGACACACCGTACGATTCAGCGAAAACCGTTTCTGAGTACAGCTCTCCATCCGAGTGAACTTGACCCTCGAGAAGCCCTATTAGGAAGGATGCCAAGGAGGTCAAGCTTACGTAGCCTTCGCGCTTTTCTATCTCTACATCCCATGAAGAGGGATACTTTATCATCAGAGGGACCCTAAGGAGTTCATCATAGAGGAACGTCCCATGGAGTGTCTTCCCACGCTCCCCAATGAGTTCACC from Palaeococcus pacificus DY20341 includes:
- a CDS encoding flippase; this translates as MSEASQALQKIARGISIIFIGTIISTLFGFFNKAIIARYFATAEYGVFNLALTVFSIALVIATLGFGSSLPREVAIYKEKKPFQLWDLVSTAITILIFNGVLLALFLIIGANSAAQIFHDARLEEPLKIIAFALPFSALTAGIVAISRGFGRVREKVYFQNIFYPMVFFALILTGALLKFDFSYIFFAYAAAQGLTLIFLLFDVSRIRLIKFRIKLIPSLGKELVVFSLPLMFTGILGFIMTRTDTLMLGYYLNSEIVGIYNAAAPLASMLPIFLNSAGFLYMPIASQLYAQGKLREMGRVYQILTKWVFLLTLPAFAVMFLFPEVAVNFFFGEKYLGASKALQILALGFMFHTFLGLNGLSLTVIGEPKLNLIGNSFAAVLNVILNILLIPAYGLDGAAVATAVSYFVANVFRSFWLYRNAKIHPFSWNYVKPLVISFVLLGLIESLHLRVPNIWYAVPVLAVFLGIYFLLVLLSKSIDKEDVELLLAVERKLGVNLEIIKKILRRFV